A window of the Paenibacillus woosongensis genome harbors these coding sequences:
- a CDS encoding aspartate kinase, with amino-acid sequence MALFVMKFGGSSVGDTERMQRVARRIAEKQDEGHQVVVVVSAMGDTTDDLIDQAKQLSKEPPLREMDMLMTTGEQISISLLSIAIHALGRKAVSFTGWQAGFRTDKEHSRARITDIQPQRVQAALDEGNIVVVAGFQGISEDGEITTFGRGGSDTTAVALAAAISADYCEIYTDVDGIYSTDPRIVKNARKLKEISYDEMLELANLGAAVLHPRAVEYAKHNHVRLVVRSSFNHNEGTVVKEEVKMEQGVVVSGIAYDKNVARISILGVSHIPGVLAQVFGSLAEAKIDVDIIVQSGVQNGKADFSFTVSLTDLKKALQVINGIRGSLPFDEVTSEEGLVKVSIVGAGMVSHPGVAAKMFDVISKQDVNIKMVSTSEIKVSCVIEGTKLNEVVKALHTAYGLDTESQVFVGGPQERR; translated from the coding sequence TTGGCTTTATTTGTGATGAAGTTTGGGGGAAGTTCTGTCGGCGATACGGAACGGATGCAGCGCGTAGCCCGGCGCATCGCCGAGAAGCAGGATGAGGGACATCAGGTCGTTGTGGTGGTGTCCGCCATGGGAGATACGACGGATGATTTAATTGATCAGGCGAAGCAGCTCAGCAAGGAGCCGCCTTTGCGTGAAATGGATATGCTGATGACGACCGGTGAGCAGATTTCGATTTCGTTGCTATCGATCGCGATTCATGCGCTGGGCCGCAAGGCTGTGTCATTTACCGGCTGGCAGGCTGGTTTCCGTACGGATAAAGAGCATTCCAGAGCCCGTATTACCGATATTCAGCCGCAGCGAGTACAAGCGGCGCTGGATGAAGGAAATATCGTCGTCGTTGCAGGATTCCAAGGGATTAGCGAGGACGGGGAGATTACGACGTTCGGGCGCGGCGGCTCGGATACGACCGCGGTCGCCTTGGCAGCGGCCATTTCCGCCGATTACTGTGAAATTTATACAGACGTAGACGGAATCTACTCTACGGACCCGCGGATCGTCAAGAATGCTCGCAAGCTGAAGGAAATATCCTATGACGAAATGCTGGAGCTGGCCAACCTGGGAGCCGCCGTGCTTCACCCGCGTGCAGTAGAGTATGCGAAGCATAATCATGTTCGTCTCGTCGTTCGTTCAAGCTTTAATCATAATGAGGGTACGGTTGTTAAGGAGGAAGTGAAAATGGAGCAAGGCGTAGTAGTCAGCGGAATAGCTTACGATAAAAATGTAGCAAGAATCAGCATTTTGGGCGTATCCCATATTCCTGGAGTTTTAGCCCAGGTGTTCGGTTCTTTGGCTGAAGCAAAAATCGATGTAGACATCATCGTACAAAGCGGCGTGCAGAACGGCAAGGCGGATTTCTCCTTCACCGTATCTTTGACAGATTTGAAGAAGGCGCTGCAGGTCATTAATGGAATTCGCGGCAGCCTTCCATTCGATGAGGTTACTTCGGAAGAGGGATTGGTCAAAGTGTCGATCGTCGGGGCCGGCATGGTTAGCCATCCAGGCGTGGCGGCGAAAATGTTCGATGTCATTTCCAAACAGGACGTTAACATCAAGATGGTGAGCACCTCGGAAATCAAAGTATCCTGCGTTATCGAGGGTACGAAGCTCAATGAGGTGGTCAAAGCACTGCACACCGCTTATGGCCTGGACACCGAAAGCCAAGTGTTCGTCGGTGGACCGCAGGAGCGCCGCTAA
- the efp gene encoding elongation factor P: MISVNDFKTGLTIEFEGDIYTVLEFQHVKPGKGAAFVRSKLKNIRNGNTVEKTFRAGETVSRAMIEHRDVQYLYASGQDHTFMDNETYDQFTLSSDQLEWELKFLKENMNVKIASYQGEILGISLPNSVELRVVEAEPGIKGNTATGATKNAKLETGLTVQVPLFINQDDVLLIDTREGKYISRA, translated from the coding sequence GTGATTTCAGTTAACGATTTTAAAACAGGCCTGACCATTGAATTCGAAGGCGACATTTATACGGTGTTGGAGTTCCAGCACGTTAAACCAGGTAAGGGAGCTGCATTTGTACGCTCTAAATTAAAAAATATCCGCAACGGCAATACGGTAGAAAAAACGTTCCGTGCCGGTGAAACGGTTAGCAGAGCCATGATCGAGCATCGCGATGTTCAATATTTGTATGCCAGCGGACAAGACCATACATTCATGGATAACGAAACTTATGACCAATTTACATTGTCTTCCGACCAATTGGAGTGGGAGCTCAAATTCCTGAAGGAGAATATGAACGTCAAAATCGCCAGCTACCAAGGCGAAATTCTCGGTATCAGCCTGCCGAACAGCGTAGAGCTCCGCGTTGTTGAAGCCGAGCCTGGTATTAAAGGGAACACGGCAACCGGCGCTACGAAGAACGCCAAGCTGGAGACCGGCCTAACGGTTCAGGTTCCGCTGTTCATTAATCAGGATGATGTGCTTCTAATCGACACTCGCGAAGGCAAGTACATTTCCCGCGCGTAA
- a CDS encoding M24 family metallopeptidase, translated as MANSRVSRLREAMKLKSLDAIWITGDVNRQYLTGFTGSSGYVLITLDKSYLLTDFRYMTQAADQAAGFEIVEHGSSVAKTLKELLAKQKISELGFEEENVVFSTYRAYEQELQPVKLIPSAGLVEGLRLYKDDHELALMKQAAELADQTYMHMLKVLRPGVTEREMALEIEIFMRRNGATSSCFDTIVASGERSALPHGVASDRVLRSDEFVKMDFGALLNSYCSDITRTVVLGKPAPKHREIYDIVLEAQLHTLAHLRPGMTGREADALARDIIVRYGYGEQFGHSTGHGLGMEVHEAPRLSKLSDDILQPGMVVTVEPGIYIPGFGGVRIEDDVVITEGGCRRLTESSKEFTVIDC; from the coding sequence ATGGCAAATTCTAGAGTAAGCCGCCTTCGGGAAGCCATGAAGCTGAAGAGCTTGGATGCGATATGGATTACCGGAGACGTCAATCGGCAATACTTGACGGGATTTACCGGCTCGTCCGGCTACGTGCTGATTACGCTGGACAAGTCTTATTTGTTAACGGATTTTCGTTACATGACGCAGGCAGCCGATCAAGCCGCTGGCTTTGAAATCGTGGAGCATGGCTCGTCCGTGGCAAAGACGCTAAAGGAACTGCTGGCCAAGCAGAAGATCAGCGAGCTCGGGTTTGAAGAAGAGAACGTCGTGTTCTCCACTTACCGGGCATATGAGCAGGAACTGCAGCCGGTCAAGCTGATTCCTTCGGCTGGCCTGGTTGAAGGTCTGCGCCTTTACAAGGATGATCATGAGCTGGCGCTGATGAAACAGGCTGCGGAATTGGCTGATCAGACGTATATGCATATGCTGAAGGTGCTGCGCCCGGGCGTAACAGAGCGGGAAATGGCACTGGAGATCGAAATTTTCATGCGCAGGAACGGCGCGACTTCAAGCTGCTTCGATACGATTGTGGCTTCGGGCGAGCGTTCGGCTCTGCCGCATGGGGTAGCCAGCGATCGCGTATTGCGCAGTGATGAATTCGTCAAAATGGATTTCGGAGCGCTGCTGAACAGCTATTGCTCGGACATTACACGGACGGTAGTGCTCGGCAAGCCTGCTCCCAAGCATCGCGAGATTTACGATATCGTACTGGAAGCGCAGCTGCATACGCTGGCGCATCTTCGTCCAGGCATGACCGGACGTGAAGCGGATGCCTTGGCGCGTGACATTATTGTACGCTACGGCTACGGCGAGCAGTTCGGCCATAGCACCGGCCATGGGCTGGGGATGGAAGTGCATGAAGCCCCGCGCCTGTCCAAGCTGAGCGACGATATCCTTCAGCCGGGAATGGTCGTTACTGTCGAACCGGGGATTTATATACCGGGCTTCGGCGGGGTCCGGATTGAAGACGATGTCGTCATTACGGAAGGCGGCTGCCGCAGGCTGACAGAATCGAGCAAGGAATTTACCGTCATTGATTGTTAA
- the aroQ gene encoding type II 3-dehydroquinate dehydratase, with the protein MYRILVLNGPNLNMLGIREPGVYGSEGLRDIEDKLLKLGEQQGLAIECYQTNHEGDLIDKIHAAFGSIDGILINPGAWTHYSYALRDAFAAVNIPFVEVHMSNIHARESFRHTSVTAALAIGQIAGFGSYSYELGLMALVRYLESRK; encoded by the coding sequence ATGTACCGTATCCTGGTATTGAACGGACCGAATTTAAACATGCTCGGCATACGCGAGCCTGGCGTTTACGGTTCTGAAGGGCTTCGCGACATTGAGGACAAGCTCTTGAAGCTGGGCGAGCAGCAGGGTTTGGCGATTGAATGTTATCAAACCAACCACGAGGGGGACCTGATTGATAAAATTCATGCGGCGTTCGGCAGCATCGATGGAATTTTGATCAATCCGGGGGCATGGACGCACTATAGCTATGCGCTCCGCGACGCGTTTGCAGCGGTGAATATCCCTTTTGTGGAAGTGCATATGTCGAATATTCATGCCCGTGAATCATTCCGTCATACATCGGTTACCGCCGCCTTGGCGATTGGGCAAATCGCCGGCTTTGGCTCATACAGCTATGAGCTGGGATTAATGGCGCTCGTGCGGTATCTGGAAAGTCGGAAATAA
- a CDS encoding YqhR family membrane protein yields MSNQRQQGNQSNNRTNIWTFGLQLGLFAGLIWGGARGLMYFFRLTVIVPGYLAEPFYKTQFLKTQAGYYVGWLYFILFSIVAALLYTLFMRRLKGPYPGILYGIVWWLIIFLGVGPMLGMTKKITELPADTLISEFCLYLLWGLFIGYTAAMEFTDERRREPEKALQ; encoded by the coding sequence ATGTCGAATCAACGGCAGCAAGGAAATCAAAGCAACAACAGAACGAATATATGGACGTTCGGCTTGCAGCTTGGTTTATTTGCCGGGCTGATCTGGGGAGGGGCGAGAGGGCTGATGTACTTTTTCAGACTTACCGTCATCGTGCCGGGATATTTGGCGGAGCCTTTTTACAAAACCCAGTTTCTAAAAACGCAGGCAGGATATTATGTCGGGTGGTTGTATTTCATTTTGTTCTCGATCGTTGCTGCACTGTTGTATACTTTATTCATGCGGCGATTGAAGGGACCCTACCCCGGGATCTTGTACGGCATCGTCTGGTGGCTGATCATCTTTCTTGGTGTAGGGCCGATGCTGGGCATGACCAAGAAGATAACTGAGCTTCCGGCGGATACGCTGATCAGCGAATTCTGCTTGTATTTGCTATGGGGACTGTTCATCGGTTATACGGCCGCGATGGAATTTACAGATGAACGCCGCAGAGAACCGGAAAAAGCGCTGCAATAA
- a CDS encoding DUF1385 domain-containing protein — protein sequence MPKDSKPNIYGGQAVIEGVMFGGKHVNVTAVRRKSGEITFLEVPKEDKSWVKRLRKIPLIRGIVSIIDSSAKGSKHLNYSAEAMADDETEPEERAKQKEKESSGFSLTMIVGVAIAGVLSFLFGKVVFTLVPAVVEQYLFQNAFDNRVLHTLVEGAIKIVLLLVYLWAISQTPVIKRLFQYHGAEHKVITAYEHGEELTVENVQKYSRLHYRCGSSFIILTVIVGVIIYSLFHWDNVWERMYIRLLLLPLVIGVSFELLRLTNAVRDIPVLRFLGYPGLWLQLLTTKEPKDDQVEVSIASFNRMRELDAQYEREGVLEQPAPNTAFDPVKG from the coding sequence TTGCCGAAGGATTCCAAACCAAATATATATGGCGGTCAAGCCGTAATAGAAGGAGTCATGTTTGGCGGAAAGCATGTCAATGTCACTGCAGTCCGCCGCAAGAGCGGAGAAATTACTTTTTTGGAGGTTCCTAAAGAGGACAAGTCTTGGGTCAAGCGGCTGCGCAAAATCCCGTTGATCCGCGGCATAGTCAGCATTATCGATTCCAGCGCCAAAGGCTCGAAGCATTTGAACTATTCCGCCGAAGCCATGGCCGATGACGAGACGGAGCCAGAAGAACGGGCCAAGCAGAAGGAGAAGGAATCGTCCGGATTTTCGCTGACGATGATTGTAGGTGTAGCGATCGCCGGTGTTCTATCCTTTCTGTTCGGCAAAGTTGTATTTACCCTGGTTCCCGCCGTCGTCGAACAGTATTTGTTCCAAAATGCCTTTGACAACCGGGTGCTGCATACACTGGTCGAAGGGGCCATTAAAATTGTTCTCCTTTTGGTTTATTTGTGGGCCATCTCACAAACCCCGGTAATCAAAAGACTGTTTCAATATCATGGTGCCGAGCATAAAGTAATAACAGCTTATGAGCACGGGGAAGAACTGACGGTTGAGAACGTGCAGAAATACAGCCGGCTCCATTATCGCTGCGGCAGCAGCTTCATTATTCTGACCGTCATCGTTGGCGTAATCATTTACTCTTTGTTCCACTGGGACAATGTCTGGGAGCGCATGTACATCAGATTGCTGCTTCTGCCGCTGGTGATCGGCGTATCCTTTGAGCTTCTGCGCCTGACCAACGCCGTTCGCGATATTCCCGTACTGCGGTTTCTGGGTTATCCGGGTCTGTGGCTTCAACTGCTGACGACGAAAGAACCCAAGGACGACCAAGTGGAGGTATCGATCGCTTCCTTTAACCGGATGCGAGAGCTTGACGCACAATATGAGCGGGAGGGCGTCCTTGAACAGCCTGCCCCTAATACTGCCTTTGATCCCGTGAAAGGATGA
- a CDS encoding patatin-like phospholipase family protein, whose protein sequence is MLINGVFEGGGVKGISLAGAVRAAERYGAVFHRVAGTSSGSIVAALISAGYSAEEMKDVIMGTSFLEFLKRSRIFNVRLVGPALRVLLKKGLYSGESLENWIRMLLKDKGIRTFGDLPKGKLTIIASDITSGRILILPDDLQKLGITPHKFEVARAVRMSCSIPYFFDPVLLRLPPRLSTGKPFADQFLHIVDGGLLSNFPLWLFDDDSCKPREKMIPTVGFQMVGKNSNQPHMIRGPFTMLQALVETMLSAHDERYIEQSNRYRTIKIPTLGIGTTQFDISKEESLLLYESGLQSGNLFFDEWNTQYYEEQFIKYQQANLKT, encoded by the coding sequence ATGCTGATAAACGGCGTATTCGAGGGCGGAGGGGTCAAAGGAATATCCCTGGCGGGAGCCGTCAGGGCGGCTGAACGGTACGGGGCGGTATTTCACCGGGTTGCGGGTACTTCATCCGGCTCTATCGTAGCGGCATTAATTTCCGCAGGCTACTCCGCGGAGGAAATGAAGGATGTCATCATGGGCACTTCATTTCTGGAATTTCTGAAGAGGTCGCGAATTTTTAATGTGCGGCTCGTAGGGCCGGCGCTGCGGGTTCTGTTGAAGAAAGGGCTATACTCGGGGGAATCTCTGGAGAATTGGATACGAATGCTCTTGAAGGATAAAGGCATCCGAACGTTTGGAGACTTGCCGAAGGGCAAATTGACGATCATCGCCTCTGATATCACAAGCGGCAGAATTTTAATTTTGCCCGACGATCTTCAGAAGCTGGGGATTACACCGCACAAGTTCGAAGTTGCCCGTGCGGTGCGGATGAGCTGCAGCATCCCTTACTTTTTTGATCCGGTGCTGCTGCGGCTGCCGCCGCGGCTGTCCACGGGCAAACCATTTGCCGATCAGTTTCTGCATATCGTCGACGGCGGGCTGCTGAGCAATTTTCCGTTATGGCTGTTCGATGATGACAGCTGCAAACCCCGCGAGAAGATGATCCCGACGGTAGGCTTCCAGATGGTCGGGAAGAACTCCAACCAGCCCCATATGATCAGGGGCCCATTCACGATGCTGCAAGCGCTCGTCGAAACGATGCTCTCCGCGCATGACGAGAGATACATTGAGCAGTCAAACCGTTACCGGACCATAAAAATACCGACGCTTGGCATCGGTACAACCCAATTCGATATCAGTAAAGAAGAAAGCCTGCTGCTTTATGAATCCGGGCTCCAGTCCGGCAACCTATTCTTCGACGAATGGAACACCCAATACTACGAAGAACAGTTCATAAAGTATCAGCAGGCAAATTTAAAGACTTAG
- a CDS encoding family 10 glycosylhydrolase: MKFRTWFFSFIILLLIWPFSGHADAAAARPIEIILDGRTLSSDAPPYIKPKNNVTMVPLRVISEGLGAQVDWLASAKSVTIAKDSNIIVLRVGSTSAQVNHAAVKLDVSAEIQSGRTMVPLRFVGEQLGLQVDWNSATRTIALSSQGTSIPPITGPTTPVIPPTEQPSTPPPAVQQPGSGGAASELRGVWVSSVLNLDWPTKASYGNAEQQKQEYIKLLDEIQAMGLNAVFVQVRPTADALYPSKLVPWSVYLTGTAGKDPGYDPLAFLIEETHRRGMQFHAWFNPFRASMNADTSKLPSSHVVHQHPDWIVKFADKLYINPGIPEARQHIIDAIMEVVDGYDIDGVHLDDYFYPSGETASSKFNDDATMKRYNAKQLNKGDWRRDNINQFVRDLGQSIHAVKPAVSYGISPFGVWRNKASDITGSDTKAGITAYDSTYADVRTWIRNEWIDYVTPQLYWSLTRPEVRYDILTDWWAQEVRGTQVKLYIGHAPYKIGTPEVGWHSADEIIHQLEYNERIPEVKGSIFFSAKDLRKNPLGLVPLLKSYFGS; encoded by the coding sequence ATGAAATTTCGCACTTGGTTCTTTTCTTTTATCATTCTGCTGTTGATTTGGCCTTTCTCCGGTCACGCGGATGCTGCGGCGGCGCGTCCGATCGAAATTATTCTGGACGGGCGGACCCTCTCCAGCGATGCGCCTCCGTATATCAAACCGAAAAACAATGTCACGATGGTGCCGCTTCGGGTGATCAGCGAAGGCCTGGGAGCTCAGGTCGACTGGCTGGCCAGCGCCAAGTCCGTCACGATTGCGAAAGACAGCAATATCATTGTATTGCGGGTGGGAAGCACATCGGCGCAAGTGAATCATGCCGCGGTGAAGCTCGATGTCTCGGCTGAAATCCAGTCCGGGCGTACGATGGTTCCGCTTCGTTTCGTTGGGGAACAGCTTGGTTTGCAGGTAGACTGGAATTCCGCAACGCGAACGATAGCGCTATCTTCACAGGGGACGAGCATTCCGCCAATTACCGGGCCAACAACGCCCGTTATTCCTCCGACCGAACAGCCATCTACACCACCACCTGCGGTTCAGCAGCCTGGAAGCGGCGGAGCAGCGTCCGAGCTGCGGGGAGTCTGGGTATCCTCAGTGCTCAATCTCGATTGGCCCACGAAGGCCTCCTACGGAAACGCCGAGCAGCAGAAGCAGGAATACATCAAGCTGCTGGACGAGATACAGGCCATGGGGTTAAATGCGGTATTCGTTCAAGTCAGACCTACCGCGGATGCGCTCTATCCTTCCAAACTTGTGCCATGGTCGGTTTATCTGACCGGAACAGCGGGCAAGGATCCGGGATATGATCCACTGGCATTTCTGATTGAGGAGACGCATCGCCGGGGCATGCAGTTTCACGCTTGGTTTAATCCGTTCCGGGCTAGCATGAATGCCGATACGAGCAAGCTGCCAAGCAGCCATGTCGTTCATCAGCATCCAGACTGGATCGTCAAATTTGCCGACAAGCTCTATATTAATCCCGGGATTCCTGAAGCGCGCCAGCATATTATTGATGCCATTATGGAAGTCGTAGATGGCTACGATATCGACGGGGTGCATCTGGATGATTATTTCTACCCGTCCGGCGAGACGGCTTCCAGCAAATTCAATGACGATGCAACGATGAAGCGATACAACGCGAAGCAGTTGAACAAAGGGGACTGGCGCCGTGACAATATCAACCAGTTCGTGCGCGACCTTGGTCAGAGCATCCACGCCGTCAAGCCGGCAGTTTCTTACGGAATCAGCCCGTTTGGGGTGTGGCGCAACAAGGCTTCGGATATTACCGGTTCAGACACGAAGGCCGGGATAACCGCGTATGACAGCACTTATGCCGACGTTAGGACCTGGATTCGCAATGAATGGATTGACTACGTTACGCCGCAATTATATTGGAGTCTAACGCGCCCTGAGGTGCGTTACGATATTTTGACAGACTGGTGGGCACAAGAGGTTCGGGGAACGCAGGTGAAGCTGTATATAGGCCATGCTCCTTACAAGATTGGCACGCCGGAAGTCGGCTGGCATTCGGCGGACGAAATTATCCACCAGCTGGAGTACAATGAGCGAATACCTGAAGTGAAGGGCAGCATCTTTTTTAGCGCCAAAGATTTAAGGAAAAATCCCCTCGGACTAGTTCCATTATTGAAATCATATTTCGGCTCCTAG
- the mntR gene encoding transcriptional regulator MntR: MPTPSMEDYLERIYKLIDEKGYARVSDIAEGLEVHPSSVTKMIQKLDKDEYVIYEKYRGLVLTSKGKKIGKRLVDRHHLLEEFLEMIGVDEENIYKDVEGIEHHLSWDSITRIAALVDYFKRDETRIQDLRDVDKEIMNES, from the coding sequence ATGCCAACACCTAGTATGGAGGATTATTTGGAGCGCATATACAAGCTCATTGATGAGAAGGGCTATGCGCGTGTTTCCGATATTGCCGAAGGACTGGAGGTACATCCTTCTTCCGTCACGAAGATGATCCAGAAGCTGGATAAGGACGAATACGTCATTTATGAGAAATATCGGGGCCTGGTGCTTACGAGCAAAGGCAAGAAGATCGGCAAGCGTCTCGTTGACCGGCATCATCTGCTGGAGGAATTTTTGGAAATGATCGGCGTCGATGAGGAGAACATCTATAAAGATGTGGAGGGAATCGAGCATCATCTGAGCTGGGACTCGATTACCCGCATCGCTGCTCTGGTGGATTATTTCAAGCGCGACGAAACCAGAATTCAGGATCTTCGGGATGTCGATAAGGAGATCATGAACGAATCCTAG
- a CDS encoding cytochrome c biogenesis CcdA family protein: MADINVVVAFGAGVASFISPCCLPLYPSYLSYITGMSVQTLKTEQNKREVRMKTMAHSLAFILGFSVVFYTLGFGAGLFGEFFIHYRDLIRQISAILIILMGLFLLGIFQPQFLLKERKMDIKLKKSGYVASFIFGIGFSAGWSPCVGPILAAIISLAVSEPGTWLNLITAYTLGFALPFFVLAFFIGSTKWITRYSAAIMKIGGALMLLMGVLLFTNQMAKITIWLQQITPEWLKF; encoded by the coding sequence ATGGCTGATATTAATGTTGTGGTAGCTTTCGGGGCAGGTGTTGCCTCCTTCATTTCGCCTTGCTGCTTGCCGCTCTACCCGTCCTATTTGTCATATATTACGGGGATGTCTGTGCAAACGCTAAAGACAGAGCAGAACAAGCGGGAAGTCCGTATGAAGACGATGGCGCACTCACTTGCTTTTATTCTAGGATTCTCTGTTGTCTTCTATACTCTTGGCTTCGGGGCCGGACTCTTTGGCGAGTTTTTCATCCATTATCGGGATTTGATCCGCCAGATTTCTGCTATTTTAATTATACTTATGGGCTTGTTTTTGCTTGGCATATTCCAGCCGCAATTTTTGCTGAAGGAACGCAAAATGGATATCAAGCTAAAGAAGAGCGGATACGTGGCTTCTTTTATTTTTGGCATCGGTTTTTCCGCCGGCTGGTCGCCTTGCGTAGGGCCGATTTTGGCGGCAATTATTTCGCTCGCGGTCAGTGAGCCGGGAACATGGCTAAACCTGATTACGGCATATACGCTGGGCTTTGCTTTGCCGTTTTTCGTTCTGGCTTTCTTCATCGGCAGCACGAAATGGATTACCCGCTATTCTGCAGCGATCATGAAAATCGGCGGTGCGCTAATGCTGTTGATGGGGGTGCTGCTGTTTACGAACCAAATGGCTAAAATTACGATTTGGCTGCAGCAGATTACGCCTGAATGGCTTAAATTCTAA
- a CDS encoding metal ABC transporter permease: MEILTAEFFQRALIGGLLIGITAPLIGIFLVLRRLSMIGDTLAHVTIAGVALGFLIQANPIWVGLAFAVLASFAIEKLRKAYKAYAELSIAIIMSGGVALASLFFTLGIGYNTDVLFGSIYTLSREDLYIVGAVTLVVIAVVALFFKEFFLLTFEEDAAVVSGLPVKLFNLLITVLTALVISTAIKIVGALLVSALITIPAACSLLIARSFKSSVIFSVIIAEIAVVIGLIMAGIWNLAPGATIVLLLIGMLIVTLIGKKGLNA, encoded by the coding sequence TTGGAAATACTTACGGCAGAATTTTTTCAAAGAGCGCTGATAGGGGGGCTGCTCATTGGCATTACAGCCCCCCTGATCGGTATTTTTTTAGTGCTGCGCCGCTTGTCGATGATCGGGGACACACTGGCCCATGTAACGATTGCGGGCGTGGCCCTCGGTTTCTTGATCCAGGCCAATCCGATATGGGTCGGACTGGCCTTTGCAGTACTGGCCTCCTTCGCGATCGAGAAGCTGCGCAAAGCTTATAAAGCCTACGCGGAACTGTCGATAGCCATCATCATGTCCGGTGGCGTGGCGCTGGCGTCGCTGTTCTTTACGCTCGGGATAGGGTACAATACGGATGTATTGTTCGGCAGCATTTATACTTTGAGCAGAGAAGATTTATACATCGTCGGCGCGGTTACGCTTGTCGTTATCGCCGTTGTGGCCCTGTTCTTCAAGGAATTTTTCCTCCTTACGTTTGAGGAGGATGCCGCTGTGGTCAGCGGGCTGCCCGTTAAGCTGTTCAACCTGCTGATTACTGTGCTGACGGCGCTGGTCATTAGTACCGCTATCAAAATCGTTGGCGCCCTGCTCGTATCCGCTTTAATTACGATTCCTGCGGCATGCAGCCTGCTTATTGCGCGCAGCTTCAAGTCCTCGGTGATCTTTTCGGTTATTATCGCGGAAATTGCCGTTGTGATCGGGCTGATTATGGCCGGCATTTGGAATCTGGCGCCGGGCGCTACGATTGTGCTGCTGCTCATCGGCATGCTGATCGTTACGCTTATAGGCAAAAAAGGGCTGAACGCTTAG
- a CDS encoding metal ABC transporter ATP-binding protein: MKPDNLAASALACHDNIIELADVSFSYKDKNVISNFSFTVKERDFVGVIGSNGAGKTTLLRMIVGLLSPTDGEIRLFGQPVRRFRDWDRIGYVPQKNSFNPLFPATVREVVMSGLYNNKKLFRRIGKAEQVKCDDALEVMRIGDIADKRIGELSGGQQQRVFLARALINKPDLLILDEPTVGIDAQTQEDFFELIFHMHAHHHMTFLMVSHDVEMIEDNLGNEPLDRCGAIKFYVKHSHDQDCSIPDLQHSIQ, from the coding sequence ATGAAACCGGACAATTTAGCAGCATCGGCGTTGGCCTGCCATGACAATATTATCGAGCTTGCCGATGTCTCCTTTTCCTATAAAGACAAGAACGTGATCTCGAACTTCAGTTTTACAGTAAAAGAACGCGATTTCGTCGGGGTCATCGGCTCGAACGGGGCCGGCAAGACGACCCTGCTGCGGATGATAGTCGGGCTGCTGTCGCCGACCGACGGGGAAATTCGCCTGTTCGGACAGCCGGTTCGGCGTTTTCGTGATTGGGACAGGATTGGATATGTGCCGCAGAAAAATTCGTTCAACCCTTTGTTTCCGGCGACTGTAAGAGAAGTCGTCATGTCAGGATTGTATAACAATAAGAAGCTGTTTCGCCGCATCGGCAAGGCGGAGCAGGTGAAATGCGACGATGCGCTTGAGGTGATGCGCATCGGGGATATTGCCGACAAACGGATCGGGGAGCTGTCCGGCGGGCAGCAGCAGCGCGTCTTTTTGGCCAGGGCCTTGATCAATAAGCCAGATCTGCTAATTTTAGACGAGCCTACAGTCGGAATCGACGCGCAGACCCAGGAAGATTTCTTTGAGCTGATTTTCCATATGCATGCGCATCATCATATGACGTTTCTCATGGTCTCGCATGATGTGGAAATGATTGAGGATAATTTGGGTAATGAGCCGCTGGATCGCTGCGGAGCGATCAAGTTCTATGTGAAGCATTCCCATGATCAGGATTGTTCGATTCCCGATCTTCAGCATTCAATCCAATAG